In Aegilops tauschii subsp. strangulata cultivar AL8/78 chromosome 3, Aet v6.0, whole genome shotgun sequence, one genomic interval encodes:
- the LOC109777613 gene encoding NADPH-dependent aldehyde reductase-like protein, chloroplastic — protein sequence MNSTSAITNSQSQSHTRNLANKLMATSAITSPAAPAATLPLAGRVAIVTGASRGIGRGIATHLSSLGASLVLGYASSSQQADALAAELPRAVAVKADVSDEAGVRSLFDAAESAFGGAAHILVACAGLGIGTYPSLANTSTADFDNVFAVNTRGAFLCLREAANRLRRGGGGRIVAVSSTLAATLLPGYAAYAASKAAVEAMVRVAAKELGSARVTVNCVAPGPVATELFFDGKSEEAVERFRAGHPMGRLGEVGDIAPAVGFLCTDAAEWVNGQVIRVNGGIA from the coding sequence ATGAACTCAACCTCGGCCATCACAAACTCGCAAAGTCAGTCGCACACTCGCAATCTCGCAAACAAGCTCATGGCCACCTCGGCGATCACATCCCCAGCGGCGCCGGCAGCGACGCTGCCACTGGCCGGCCGCGTggccatcgtcaccggcgcgtcGCGCGGCATCGGCCGCGGCATCGCGACCCACCTGTCGTCCCTCGGGGCCAGCCTGGTCCTCGGGTACGCCTCCAGCTCTCAGCAGGCGGACGCGCTGGCCGCTGAGCTCCCGCGCGCCGTGGCGGTCAAAGCCGACGTTTCCGACGAGGCGGGCGTCCGGTCCCTCTTTGACGCGGCGGAGTCCGCCTTCGGCGGCGCGGCGCACATCCTGGTGGCCTGCGCGGGCCTGGGCATCGGGACCTACCCGTCGCTCGCCAACACCTCCACGGCGGACTTCGACAACGTGTTCGCGGTGAACACCCGGGGCGCGTTTCTGTGCCTCCGTGAGGCGGCAAACCGgctgcggcgcggcggcgggggccggaTCGTGGCCGTGTCCTCGACGCTGGCGGCGACGCTGCTCCCTGGCTACGCGGCGTACGCGGCGTCCAAGGCGGCCGTGGAAGCGATGGTGCGGGTGGCCGCGAAGGAGCTCGGGTCGGCGCGGGTGACAGTGAACTGCGTGGCGCCGGGGCCCGTGGCGACGGAGCTCTTCTTCGACGGGAAGAGCGAGGAGGCGGTGGAGAGGTTCAGGGCCGGGCACCCGATGGGGCGGCTTGGGGAGGTGGGCGAcatcgcgccggcggtcgggttCCTCTGCACGGACGCGGCCGAGTGGGTGAACGGCCAGGTCATTCGGGTCAACGGCGGCATTGCTTAG